A single region of the Nicotiana sylvestris chromosome 6, ASM39365v2, whole genome shotgun sequence genome encodes:
- the LOC138871795 gene encoding uncharacterized protein produces the protein MDEEDAEKMTFIIPRGVYCYKMIPFGLKNAEATYMKAMTTIFHDMIHKEIEVYVDDVIIKCKRTAGHIEYLRKFFDRLRRYNLKLNPTKCALEVPPGKLLGFIAVKEQALADHLAENPVGGTYEPLKTYYPDEGVSFMGEDITETYDGWRMFFDGAANFKGVRIKAVLVSETGQHYPIAAKLRFPCTNNMTEYEACILGLNMAVDMNIQELSVIGDLDLLVHRVEAASYKVVTKKVITDFIKDRIVCRVSVPESIIIDNTTNMNSDLMKAMFRTSTGTTPYMLVYGTEAVIPTEVEIPSLRVIQEAELNDAEWIRSRYEQLALIDGKRMNFVYHG, from the exons atggatgaagaagatgcagagaagatgaCTTTTATCATACCAAggggtgtatattgttacaagatgataccattcggtttgaagaacgctgagGCCACTTACATGaaagccatgacaactatcttccatgacatgatccacaaggaaatagaggtgtatgtggacgacgtcattatcaaatgcAAGAGGACTGCAGGTCACATAGAgtacttgagaaagttctttgacaggcttaggaggtacaatttgaaattgaaccccacaaagtgtgcattagAGGTTCCcccaggaaagttactgggattcatc gcggttaaggaacaagcattggcagatcaccttgctgaaaacccggtGGGAGGAAcgtacgaacctttgaagacatATTATCCTGATGAAGGAGTGTCGTTCATGGGGGAAGACATTACCGAaacatatgatggttggaggatgttcttcgatggagccgcaaattttAAAGGAGTGAGAATCaaagcagttttggtatcagaaacgggtcaacattatccgatAGCTGCCAAACTTagatttccttgcaccaacaacatgacagaatatgaagcctgcatactagggctcaacatggcagtcgacatgaacattcaggagttgtcGGTGATCGGTGAtttagatttgcttgtgcaccgg gtagaagctgcatcttacaaagttgtgaccaagaaagtcatcacagACTTTATCAAGGATCGAATTGTTTGCCGAGTCAGTGTTCCTGAATCCATTATCATTGATAACACCACCAATAtgaacagtgatctgatgaaagctatgt ttcgcacatcaacagggacaactccctacatgttggtttatggtaccgaggcagtcATCCCAACTGAGGTGGAGATACcatctttaagagtcatacaggaagctgaactcaatgatgcagagtggataaggagtcgctatgaacaattggcccttatcgatggaaagaggatgaacttTGTGTATCACGGctaa